CAGCATCTCTTTCTGTGCGGGCGTGGCGGGCGCCTCGACGCGATCGTAAAGCGGCTCGCCGAACTCGCGCACGAGGTCGCGATAGATTTCTCCCGGGTCCCGGCTCATCCGCGCCGTCATCTCCGCCGACAGCAGCGCCGGCACGATTCCGTCCTTGTCGGTGGTCCACACGCTGCCGTCCATGCGGACGAACGACGCGCCCGCGCTCTCCTCTCCGCCGAAGGCCAGCGAACCGTCGACCAGGCCGTCCACAAACCACTTGAAGCCGACGGGCACCTCGTAGAGCTTGCGCCCCAGCTTCCCCGCGACCCGGTCGATCATCTGGCTGCTGACCACGGTTTTGCCGACCGCGGCCGATGCGTTCCACCTAGGCCGATGCTGGAACAGGTAGAGGATGGCGGCCGAGAGATAATGATTCGGCGGCAGCAGCCCCGCGCTACGCGTGACGATGCCGTGGCGGTCGTGGTCGGTGTCGCAGGCGAACGCGATCTCGAACCGATCTTTGAGCCCGATAAGCCGGCGCATGGCGAAGGCCGACGACGGATCCATCCGGATCTGGCCGTCCCAATCGCGCGTCATGAAGCGGAAAGTGGGATCGACGGCGTCGCTGACCACCGTCAGGTTGAGCCCGTAGCGCTCAGCGAGGCGCCCCCAGTAATGCACGCCGGCGCCGCCGAGCGGATCCACGCCGAGGCTCAACTTCGAGCCGCGGATCGCTTCCATGTCGATCACGTCGCCAAGATCGCTGACGTAAGCTCCGAGGTAGTCGTGCCTGTGGGTCGTCGGGGCGTGGAGCGCGCTCTCGTAGGGGATTCGCTTTACGCCCTCGAGGCCGGATTCCAGGAACTCGTTGGCGCGCGCCTCGATCCATCCGGTGATCGCGCCCGCGGCCGGGCCGCCGTTGGGTGGATTGTATTTGAAGCCGCCGTCCTGGGGC
This DNA window, taken from Candidatus Binataceae bacterium, encodes the following:
- the pgm gene encoding phosphoglucomutase (alpha-D-glucose-1,6-bisphosphate-dependent), encoding MKTNPLAGSPAESAVLVNVPNLITAYYAELPDPAAQAERVAFGTSGHRGSSFNRAFNERHILAISQAICLYRKQQRIDGPLFLGIDTHALSVPALASGLEVLAANEVEVMLAKDDEYTPTPAVSHAILTHNRGRTGGLADGIVVTPSHNPPQDGGFKYNPPNGGPAAGAITGWIEARANEFLESGLEGVKRIPYESALHAPTTHRHDYLGAYVSDLGDVIDMEAIRGSKLSLGVDPLGGAGVHYWGRLAERYGLNLTVVSDAVDPTFRFMTRDWDGQIRMDPSSAFAMRRLIGLKDRFEIAFACDTDHDRHGIVTRSAGLLPPNHYLSAAILYLFQHRPRWNASAAVGKTVVSSQMIDRVAGKLGRKLYEVPVGFKWFVDGLVDGSLAFGGEESAGASFVRMDGSVWTTDKDGIVPALLSAEMTARMSRDPGEIYRDLVREFGEPLYDRVEAPATPAQKEMLGRLSPKQVRSANLAGEKIQAILTNAPGNDAPIGGLKVIAENGWFAARPSGTEDIYKIYAESFRDADHLRRIEEEAQAIVTAAVAAAPSR